From the genome of Etheostoma spectabile isolate EspeVRDwgs_2016 chromosome 10, UIUC_Espe_1.0, whole genome shotgun sequence, one region includes:
- the anxa6 gene encoding annexin A6 isoform X2, with translation MVFRGTITDAPDFDPTTDAEVLYNAMKGIGSDKDAILDLVTSRSNAQRQEVIAAYKCSFGQDLIEDLKYELTGKFERLIVSLMRTSAYHDAKEIHDALKGVGTNERCLIEILASRNNRQILEMVAAYKDAYGRDMEEDVITDTSGHFKKMLVVLLQGTRDESGVVDADLVEQDAQDLYAAGEEQWGTDEAKFIMILGSRSVTHLRMVFDAYEKIAEVSIEDSIKNELSGDFERLMLAVVQCIRNVPMFFAKRLYKSMKGLGTADNTLIRIMISRSEIDMLDIRECFRLVYEKSLYNMIKDDTSGDYKRTLLNLCGGDDDLAGEFFPEAAQIAYKMWETSSMTKVQLRPTVRPAPSFDPAADAQALRKAMKGFGTDEDAIIDIVAQRSNAQRQEIRQAFKSLLGRDLMKDLKSELSKNLERLIIGLMLTPAEFDAKMMRKAMEGAGTDEHSLIEILVTRSNEQILAMNAAYKNAYKKSLEEALHSDTSGLFCRILVSLVQGAREEGPADEERATADAQDLADACNAESDEMEMKFMSILCTRSFPHLRKVFQEFVRCSNKDIEQVIRKEMSGDVKNAFCAIVRSVKNQPSYFADRLYKAMKGLGTDDRALIRIMVSRSEVDLFNIRKEFKDTHDVSLHEFIQGDTSGDYRKTLLLLCGGED, from the exons ATG gtGTTCAGAGGCACGATAACAGATGCTCCGGACTTTGATCCAACCACTGATGCTGAAGTCCTTTACAATGCTATGAAAGGCATCG GTAGTGACAAAGACGCCATATTGGACCTGGTCACCTCAAGAAGCAATGCACAGAGGCAGGAAGTCATTGCAGCATACAAATGCAGCTTTGGACAG GATCTGATTGAGGATCTGAAGTATGAGCTGACGGGCAAATTTGAGCGTCTCATTGTCAGTCTAATGAGAACCTCAGCCTACCACGATGCCAAAGAAATCCATGATGCACTCAAA ggagtagGAACAAACGAGAGATGCCTCATTGAAATCCTGGCATCTAGAAACAACAGACAGATTCTTGAGATGGTTGCAGCATACAAGGACG CCTATGGCAGAGACATGGAGGAGGATGTGATCACAGACACATCAGGTCACTTTAAGAAGATGCTGGTTGTTTTACTTCAG GGGACCAGAGATGAGTCAGGAGTGGTGGACGCAGACCTGGTGGAGCAGGATGCGCAA GATCTGTATGCAGCCGGAGAAGAGCAGTGGGGGACTGACGAGGCCAAATTCATCATGATCCTGGGAAGCCGCAGTGTGACTCACCTCCGCATGG tttttgatgCATACGAGAAGATTGCAGAGGTATCCATAGAGGACAGCATAAAGAATGAGTTGTCTGGGGACTTTGAGAGGCTGATGCTGGCTGTTG TCCAGTGCATAAGGAATGTCCCCATGTTCTTTGCCAAGCGCCTTTACAAGTCAATGAAG GGTCTCGGTACAGCTGACAACACCCTGATCAGGATCATGATTTCTCGCTCTGAAATAGACATGTTGGACATCCGAGAGTGTTTCCGTTTAGTATATGAGAAGTCACTTTATAACATGATTAAG GATGACACATCAGGGGATTACAAGAGGACTCTCCTTAATCTGTGTGGAGGAGATGATGA TTTAGCTGGAGAGTTCTTCCCTGAAGCTGCTCAGATAGCCTACAAGATGTGGGAAACAAGTTCCATGACCAAAGTCCAG CTGAGGCCAACAGTCCGCCCTGCACCCAGTTTTGACCCTGCTGCTGACGCACAAGCTCTGAGGAAAGCTATGAAGGGATTCG GAACAGACGAAGATGCGATTATTGACATTGTTGCACAGAGAAGCAATGCCCAGAGGCAAGAAATCAGACAGGCCTTCAAATCCCTACTGGGAAGG GATCTGATGAAGGATCTGAAGTCTGAGCTGTCAAAGAACTTAGAGAGGCTGATCATTGGCCTCATGTTGACACCTGCAGAGTTTGATGCCAAAATGATGAGGAAGGCAATGGAG GGGGCTGGGACGGATGAACATTCTCTGATTGAGATCCTGGTCACCAGGAGCAATGAGCAAATACTCGCCATGAATGCTGCTTATAAGAATG CCTATAAGAAGTCTTTGGAGGAAGCCCTTCATTCGGACACATCAGGCCTCTTCTGCCGCATCCTTGTTTCTCTCGTGCAG GGTGCAAGGGAGGAGGGCCCTGCAGATGAGGAAAGAGCTACTGCAGATGCTCAG GACCTTGCCGATGCATGCAATGCCGAATCTGATGAAATGGAGATGAAGTTCATGAGTATTCTGTGCACCAGAAGCTTCCCCCATCTTAGGAAAG TATTCCAGGAGTTTGTCAGATGCTCCAACAAGGACATTGAACAGGTTATCAGGAAGGAGATGTCTGGAGATGTCAAAAATGCCTTTTGTGCCATAG TTCGCAGTGTAAAGAACCAGCCTTCTTACTTTGCAGACCGTCTGTACAAAGCCATGAAG GGCCTTGGTACAGACGACAGAGCGCTGATCCGCATCATGGTGTCCCGTAGCGAGGTCGACCTTTTCAACATTCGCAAAGAATTCAAGGATACACATGATGTCTCCCTCCATGAATTCATCCAG GGGGATACCTCTGGCGACTACCGTAAAACCCTGCTGTTGCTCTGTGGAGGGGAAGATTAA
- the anxa6 gene encoding annexin A6 isoform X1 → MVFRGTITDAPDFDPTTDAEVLYNAMKGIGSDKDAILDLVTSRSNAQRQEVIAAYKCSFGQDLIEDLKYELTGKFERLIVSLMRTSAYHDAKEIHDALKGVGTNERCLIEILASRNNRQILEMVAAYKDAYGRDMEEDVITDTSGHFKKMLVVLLQGTRDESGVVDADLVEQDAQDLYAAGEEQWGTDEAKFIMILGSRSVTHLRMVFDAYEKIAEVSIEDSIKNELSGDFERLMLAVVQCIRNVPMFFAKRLYKSMKGLGTADNTLIRIMISRSEIDMLDIRECFRLVYEKSLYNMIKDDTSGDYKRTLLNLCGGDDDLAGEFFPEAAQIAYKMWETSSMTKVQLRPTVRPAPSFDPAADAQALRKAMKGFGTDEDAIIDIVAQRSNAQRQEIRQAFKSLLGRDLMKDLKSELSKNLERLIIGLMLTPAEFDAKMMRKAMEGAGTDEHSLIEILVTRSNEQILAMNAAYKNAYKKSLEEALHSDTSGLFCRILVSLVQGAREEGPADEERATADAQDLADACNAESDEMEMKFMSILCTRSFPHLRKVFQEFVRCSNKDIEQVIRKEMSGDVKNAFCAIVRSVKNQPSYFADRLYKAMKGLGTDDRALIRIMVSRSEVDLFNIRKEFKDTHDVSLHEFIQVETMIGDTSGDYRKTLLLLCGGED, encoded by the exons ATG gtGTTCAGAGGCACGATAACAGATGCTCCGGACTTTGATCCAACCACTGATGCTGAAGTCCTTTACAATGCTATGAAAGGCATCG GTAGTGACAAAGACGCCATATTGGACCTGGTCACCTCAAGAAGCAATGCACAGAGGCAGGAAGTCATTGCAGCATACAAATGCAGCTTTGGACAG GATCTGATTGAGGATCTGAAGTATGAGCTGACGGGCAAATTTGAGCGTCTCATTGTCAGTCTAATGAGAACCTCAGCCTACCACGATGCCAAAGAAATCCATGATGCACTCAAA ggagtagGAACAAACGAGAGATGCCTCATTGAAATCCTGGCATCTAGAAACAACAGACAGATTCTTGAGATGGTTGCAGCATACAAGGACG CCTATGGCAGAGACATGGAGGAGGATGTGATCACAGACACATCAGGTCACTTTAAGAAGATGCTGGTTGTTTTACTTCAG GGGACCAGAGATGAGTCAGGAGTGGTGGACGCAGACCTGGTGGAGCAGGATGCGCAA GATCTGTATGCAGCCGGAGAAGAGCAGTGGGGGACTGACGAGGCCAAATTCATCATGATCCTGGGAAGCCGCAGTGTGACTCACCTCCGCATGG tttttgatgCATACGAGAAGATTGCAGAGGTATCCATAGAGGACAGCATAAAGAATGAGTTGTCTGGGGACTTTGAGAGGCTGATGCTGGCTGTTG TCCAGTGCATAAGGAATGTCCCCATGTTCTTTGCCAAGCGCCTTTACAAGTCAATGAAG GGTCTCGGTACAGCTGACAACACCCTGATCAGGATCATGATTTCTCGCTCTGAAATAGACATGTTGGACATCCGAGAGTGTTTCCGTTTAGTATATGAGAAGTCACTTTATAACATGATTAAG GATGACACATCAGGGGATTACAAGAGGACTCTCCTTAATCTGTGTGGAGGAGATGATGA TTTAGCTGGAGAGTTCTTCCCTGAAGCTGCTCAGATAGCCTACAAGATGTGGGAAACAAGTTCCATGACCAAAGTCCAG CTGAGGCCAACAGTCCGCCCTGCACCCAGTTTTGACCCTGCTGCTGACGCACAAGCTCTGAGGAAAGCTATGAAGGGATTCG GAACAGACGAAGATGCGATTATTGACATTGTTGCACAGAGAAGCAATGCCCAGAGGCAAGAAATCAGACAGGCCTTCAAATCCCTACTGGGAAGG GATCTGATGAAGGATCTGAAGTCTGAGCTGTCAAAGAACTTAGAGAGGCTGATCATTGGCCTCATGTTGACACCTGCAGAGTTTGATGCCAAAATGATGAGGAAGGCAATGGAG GGGGCTGGGACGGATGAACATTCTCTGATTGAGATCCTGGTCACCAGGAGCAATGAGCAAATACTCGCCATGAATGCTGCTTATAAGAATG CCTATAAGAAGTCTTTGGAGGAAGCCCTTCATTCGGACACATCAGGCCTCTTCTGCCGCATCCTTGTTTCTCTCGTGCAG GGTGCAAGGGAGGAGGGCCCTGCAGATGAGGAAAGAGCTACTGCAGATGCTCAG GACCTTGCCGATGCATGCAATGCCGAATCTGATGAAATGGAGATGAAGTTCATGAGTATTCTGTGCACCAGAAGCTTCCCCCATCTTAGGAAAG TATTCCAGGAGTTTGTCAGATGCTCCAACAAGGACATTGAACAGGTTATCAGGAAGGAGATGTCTGGAGATGTCAAAAATGCCTTTTGTGCCATAG TTCGCAGTGTAAAGAACCAGCCTTCTTACTTTGCAGACCGTCTGTACAAAGCCATGAAG GGCCTTGGTACAGACGACAGAGCGCTGATCCGCATCATGGTGTCCCGTAGCGAGGTCGACCTTTTCAACATTCGCAAAGAATTCAAGGATACACATGATGTCTCCCTCCATGAATTCATCCAGGTAGAAACTATGATC GGGGATACCTCTGGCGACTACCGTAAAACCCTGCTGTTGCTCTGTGGAGGGGAAGATTAA